The genomic region TTCGGGGTGCTACACAGCAAGGGCGTCCGGGTGACGGACTCGGTCCGGCATCGGATCCGGAGTACTGCCGGGCCGGAGTCCAGTGGGCGGACGGCGTCGACGGCTCGGACGGGGCCGCTGTCCCATCGCCTGCTGTTCGTCGCGCTGGCGGTTCTCGGCGTGTTGCTCGTGGCCGTGTTGATTCTGTGACGGTATCGCCGGTCGACATAACTCAGCTATCGAGCACCCGCCGCCGGACGAACAGGTAGATCGGGCCCGTGATCGACGACGCGATCACAGAGCCGACGATGAACGCGCCGGCGAGTGACGCAGCGATGGCCTGCCACGTCGAGGGTAACTCCCACAGGACGGTCGAAAGCAGCGTGAACCCCGCGCCGCCACCGACGATGTACAGCCACGGATTCGATAGCCACCCGTCGACGGGCAGATCCTGTGCGTCGCTGTAGAGGGTGATCGTTCCCACGATCGCGTGCAGAACGTAGATCCAGTAGAGACCGACGACGAGGACGCCGCCGATCGCTCCCAGTCCCCCGAGGAGGTCCAGTTCGTCGACCAGCAACGCACAGATGCCGAGGAGCGTCGGGACGTACAGCAGCCACGTCGGTGCGGCACCGAGATACCCCGAGCCGCCGCCGGCCTGTGACCCCGTGATTACGATGTCATCAGCTGTATACGGCGCTTCGTCGGGGACGACGATCTCGATCTGGTCCTCGTCTCGCAACTGGAGTTCGAGCGTCCCGTCCCAGCGGGAGGAAATCTCCCGATCACCACCGTTGTCCTGGATGTGAACTCTACCCACAGCCGCCACCTCCGTGGGCTGAACGCTGTCCGTGGACAGCGCCGTGGGCGACTCCGTCAGATACGCACGTGGTTTCGATCATTGTTGGTTCGTTCGGGTCGGCATCACCGGAGCGAAAGCGATGCCTCTGACCGGGGAAACGCTTTTACCCACGATGGGAGAAGGACGTGATGTTCCACCAACCCGTCCTTCTGACGTAGTTTCCCCTAGCGAGAGCTACAGAGAACCTACAGCCGAATTAATATTGTGCTGTAATTACAATATATCTTAATTATGAACGGTGAGGGGACGTCTGCTCGGGACGAACCGCACGACGGCGTCGGCTCTGTACGACAGAACGGCGCGAACGAACGTATAAAGCGATCCGATATTTGCCGATAAACTAAGATAGCTGACACTCGTCGAGCGGTGAAATACTGGCCGTCGTCGGGGCATGACCGGCGTGTCGGACCTGCGACGTTACCGAGTCGTTAGATAATTTTTCTGCCACAGTTTCGACTCGACACGTGGAGAACGAGCGGTGAAGGGGTCCCGGCCGGTCGGCCCGATAACACTCGAAACGGAACTGTGAAACGAACCTACCGTATTTCTATCGGAGAGTGCAAGTACCCGGAACGGTACCGGAACGAACTCGGACGGTATCCGGCCGGTCAGTGCAGGAATCGCGTGATGCCAGCCGAATACGGGCGGCTCGGGACCGGGACGGGCCCCCGAACCCGGAAATCCGGAAGTTCCGGAAACACCCCGGGTAGATATTTCGTCCCCACGACCGAACATGACCAGTGTGATACAGAACGCGCGGGTGTTGCAGGACGATTTCCTCCCGAAGGAGATCGTCCACCGACACGAGGCGGTGAACCAGATGTCGAAGGCGCTGGAACCGGTCCTGGAGGACGACCGGCCACAGGACACGTTCCTCGTGGGTCCGTCCGGTGCCGGGAAGACCTGTATCGCCCGGTATACGGTCGATCAGTTACAGGAACAGGTGCTGGACATCAAGAGCCACTACATCGACTGCTGGCAACACTCGAATCGATTCCGCGTTCTGTACAAGATCCTCGAGGGTGTCAAGACCTCCTACGACATCCATCGGTCGACGCCGGAAGACGAGATGATCGCACGGATCCAGAGCGTCGACAGTCCGTACCTGCTCATCCTCGACGAGGTCGACCAGCTCGACGACATGGAGGTGCTCCGGAAGCTCTACCCGATGCCGCACATCACGATGGTGCTGATCGCGAACCGCCGGGAGGAGGTCCTCTCCACGCTCGACGAACGGTTGCAGTCGCGACTCCGCAGCAGCGTGACGATCAGGTTCGATCGGTACACCCAGGCGGAACTGGTGTCGTTGCTCGACGACCGGATCACGTGGGGGCTGGCCCCGGACACGATCACGACCGACCAGGTCCACCGCATCGCCGACGTCGCCGCCGGGAACGCCAGGGACGCGATCAGCATCCTCCGCTCGGCCGCTCGCAACGCCGACCACGAGGGGGCGTCCGAGATCCGCGACAGCGACATCAGTTCGGCCATCCCGGCCGCTCGCGAGGAACTCCACGAGCAGAACCTGAAAAAGCTGAACGAGGACCAGCACGCGGTCTACGACATCCTGACCGACGAAGGCGAACTCCCACCCAACGAGATCTACGATCTGTACGCGGACCGCGTGTCCGAGCCGAAGACGAAACGGACCGTCCGCACCTATCTGCGAAAACTCGAAGATTACGACCTCGTCCGGGCCACCGGGAACGGCCCGAATCGAACCTACGAGGCGCGAGATCGGTGACCGGACAGGTTATCTTTCGTTTCAAATAGATTGTATACTACCGGACGTGCCGACTGTATGACGACACTCGGACCGAATGTTTACCGGGACGGGACGGGGATTCACGATCGCTGTAATACGCACCCCCGCCGTGTCGGTTGGTTTTCAGCAGTTGCGTATCACCTCCTAATCATGGTAGGTATTCGATCGTCGGACCGCAGTCTGTGGACGAATTCATGAAACGTATGGTACTATTACCATCTACCGGCGGATCGTATCGTGTTTGCAGAATAACACTCTTTGTACTCGGGAGCCGAATGTAGACCTGCCCCAGTGCAGCACCGGGGTGGGTCACGGTGACGGATCACCGTGCCCGGATGCCGTGGGTGATCACCGAGGCTGAGCGAACGATCCGACGACGGTCAACCGCTTACGATACCATGTTCGACTCGATACAGAATCCGAACGAGGGGAATTCGATGCACGACCGAACCGGTTCAGCGACGGAAATCCGCTGGGAGGGTGACGAGCCGTTCCACGTCGCGTTGCTAGACGCGGTCGAGTTGGCGACGAACGTCGAGGCGACCGATCTCGACCCCATCTCCGAGACGGTCGACGTCGAATCGGTCGCGGGGTTCGTCCGGAACAGCGACTCTCGTGACCTCTACGTCAGCTTCTCGTACGAGGGATGTTACGTCGAGGTGCGCGGCGACAGGTCCGTTCTGGTCACGCCGTTCCGGGACATCAACCCGAATTGAATCGCGACCGGCGAAGCACACCCGGCGAGGATGTCGGAGTTCCAGTCGCGACTTCGTCTCAGTGGGCTGGCGCTGACTACTGTCGACGGATCGCGGAGAAAGCCGATTGCGAGTAGGGGCCCGACGGCCGGTCAGGCGCCGAACGATTCGAGACTGTACTGGTCCGTGTCTTCGGGACTCGGGACGATGCCCGCCTGGTTGAGTACGGAGTCGTCACCGTCCGAGTCGTATTCGAGTCCCTCGAAGACCAGTTCCGGTTCTACTTCGAGCGTGTGGATGTAGGAGCGGCCACCCGCACGGCCGAGGTTTCGCTCGTCACGCTCTAGAAGTCCGTACAGCCGGATCGAATCCAGGAAGTCGTTCAATCGGCGCTTCGAGCGCGGTTCGTATCCGCAGGTCTTGCAGATGTTCTTGTAGACCTGATAGATGTTCTTCGCCCGCGGTTCGGCGCTCTCGTCGATGTTCAGGAACGTCGTCGCGAGGAGTGCGAGTTTCATCTGGGACGTCAACTGATCGCGGACGATCGTGAGGACGCGCTGTTCCTCGACCCGGTCGCTGGCGCGCTCGACGTGGTCTTCGGTGACTGTGTCGGCGTTTTCCTTCCGTGCGATGTTCCCGGCGGTCTCCAGGAGGTCGAGTGCCTCGCGCGCGTCACCCTGTTCCTGCGCGGCTTTCGCGGCACAGAGGGGAATGACGCCGTCCTCGAGGACGCTGTCTTTGAAGACGAGCCCGGCGTAGTGATCCAGAATCTCGCTCAGCTGGGTCGCGTCGTACGGCGAAAAGAAGATCTCGGACTCACAGAGTGTGCTCTTGACCCGCGGATCGAGTTCGTCTTTGAACATGTGATTGTTCGAGATCCCGATGACCCCGATCCGGGCGTTTTCGAGGTCGCCGTTCTTGCGTGCACGCGGGAAGTCGTACAGGAGTTTGTCGTTGTCGTGGCCCAGCATGTCGACCTCGTCCAGGACCACGAGGACGTCGCCGCCGAGCCGATCGAGTTCGTCGTAGAGAGTGTTCCAGAGATACCCTTTCGTGGGACCCTGATCTTTGACCTGATCGTCCGGGTCCCGGAGTTGATTGACCAGTTCCAGAAGAACGTTGAAGATGCTGTCGTGCTTGTTGCAGTTGACCTCGAGGATGGTCAGGTCGACGTCGTGTTTGTGGGTCTCGTTCTGGAGGTGGTCCATCATCACCCGTGTGACGACGGTCTTCCCGTTCCCGGTCTGTCCGTAGATGAAGACGTTGTTCGGCCCGAACCCCTCGATCACGTCCTGTAGAGCCTCGCTGTAGCGATCGATCTCCTCGTCACGACAGAGGATCGTATCCGGCGTGTAATCCTCCTCCAGCGGCCGCTTGTTCGAGAAAATCCGACCCGGTTCGTCGAACGGCGATTGCATGCGCGTGACACTCTCAGGCAACCGTCTTAAATTCCCGGTTCGAGTGTTTCGAGTGTTTCCCGTGTTCCCCGGCGACGCGACGCCGGGGAACCCCCTGTTTCAAGTGTATTACCCCGGCATGGAAGCTCTCGCCCTACAGATACGGGCTTTTGAGAAGGTGATGAAACGGTAACTATTCTCCACCCCGTTTCGACTGTTTCGCAGGACGCCGCGGGGACGAGAGCCGAGAGCAACCGGACAGGGACGGGGCGACGTTTCGTATCCGGGTATTGATACGACCCGGCGAGAGGGGCTACACGTCTCCAGTTACGCGAGTTCCGGGAGATCAGCGGGACGGCGGCGGGAAAGAACCACCCCGTTTCGAGTGTTTAGCCGACACAGAGCGACCCGGTGGGTGGGTTCGACCGCCAGAGAAACACTCGAAACGGGGTGGAGTGCAGTCCTATCATAATTATGTGACTAATGCCACTCGTTGAAGTTGTCTTACGGCCGATCCCCGGCACGTCGTCCATTTCGTGTGGAAATCACCCGCCAGTGTGGGTGCACATGTCTGACACATCTTTTTGATATTGGAAGTCAGATACGGTAAGACCTACAGAAGCATGCTGTGTCATCACGCTGGTGTCGAAAACCGAATACGTCGACCGTCGGGGCGGGGCCCGGTGATCTTCCGTGAGTGAACCCTCGCCGTCCAGACAGCCACACGAGAACGACATCTCCGACATCCGGAATCGGACCCGGAAATCACGTTCGGGGACGGCGTCCGAATCCACACCGAAGGACTCCGAGCGTGTCAAACACGTCCAGAAGGAGTGGCAACACCGGAATCTGTACGTTCCCGAGGAACTCGACGAGACGCTCGAGGCCGTCAGGGACGAGATGTCGGCTCGAATCGAGGCGGAGTTCGACGGACAGATGGCCGTCACCCGCCACTTCTATCCGGTACTGGTGCGACTCGGACTCAGTCACATCGACAACCTCTCGGCGACGGAGTTCGCCGATCAGGTCGACCGGATCCCGGGTGTCGACTCCGACGAACTCGAACGGTAAGCGAGCAGAGACCGTCGTCACTCGACTCGAACGCCACTGTCTCGGACCGGACGCCGGGCACTCGTCACTGCGTCGACTGAATCACTGATTCGAGAAGTTCGACTTTGACCGGGGTCTGACAGCGCGGACACGAGAACGAGATCTCCATGTACATCGCGCCGTCGGTGGTCGATCCGATCTCCTCGATCGAGAAAGCGATCGACTCCGAGAGCGTGGAATACGCGAAGCTGTGATCGCAGGGCAGCGTGAGGGGCGTATCCTTCGTATCCGCCGTGTTCTTTGGAGTCGACACGCGTGTCCATAGAACTCTATAACGTACCAAGTTAATAGTTTCTGAGACATAATGGACAGGTGTCAGACATTTATTTCCTACATGGGGCGGCGGTATAATTCGAGGGACGTGAACGTGAGCCACGCTACCCCGAAAAACGCACGTTCGTGGACGGTACGCGGCGATCTGTAGCGACACTCCGTCAGACACCGTCGATCAGTATCCCGCCCGAGCGGAGATGGTTCGACCGCGGCCGGCACTATCGCTGTGCCGTCTCACACTTATACTTTCACTCCGGTTCGCTGGCTTATTTGATCCTGTATCGCCTGTCGGAATACGAGGGCCCATGCCCTCGGTGTCACACGCTTTAGGCGGGCCCGTCGATGGCTGGGCCGTTCGGACCGTACCCCGACGAGTGTCTTCAATCGTCGTCGGCCGCCGGCTCCCCGACGACTTCCTCGACGTGTTCCTTGTATAGTTCGCAGTCGCACTCGTGGTCGAACTCGAAGCGGTCGTTGCAGATGTCGGCTTTCATCGGGGAGACGAACTCCTCGGTGACGCCGCAGTATGGTCGTTCGTGGTCGAAGTCCATGTCACCGTCCGATCGGCGGTACTCCAGATACGGACACGTCATGCGTTGTGCTGGCCCGGACCGGGACAATGTTATTGGGATCGTAGGTCGGGTAACAGGCCGCTACTCGATCCCGAGCATCTCGCGAGCCTCGTCGGGTGTCGCGAGGTCCCGGTCTAGCCGGTCGATGACTTCGACGGAGCGTTCGACGAGCTGGGCGTTGCTCTCGGCGGGCTCACCGCGCTCGAAGTAGAGGTTGTCCTCCATGCCGACGCGGACGTGGCCGCCCAGCAACGCGCCCATCGTCGTCAGCGGGAGCTGGTGGGGACCGGTCGCGAGGACGTTGAAGTGGCTCTCTTCGGGGAGGTTCTCGACCATGTTGAGGAGGTTCTTCGGCCGTGGCATGGTGAACGTGCCTGGCCCGAGGATGACGTTGATGTAGTAGGGTGGGTCGAGGATGTCCTTCTCGATGAGTCGGTAGGTCTCGTTGAGGTGGCCGTTGTTGAACACCTCCAGTTCGGGCTTGACGCCTTTCTCTTGCATCTCGCGGGCGAGCGACTCGATGTTGTTGCGGGTGTGTTCGGTGATGATGTGCTGGCCCCGGTTGAACGGGCCCATGTCGAGGCTGGCCATCTCCGGCGGGGGGTCGGTCCGGATGCCGGCCACGCGGTTCTCGTAGGGGCTCTGGCCGCCGGTGGTGTTCTGGATGACGATGTCGTCACAGTGGTCGCGGATGGCGTCGTTGACGGCTTGTAGTCGCTCGGGGTCGTTCTCGCCGTGTTCGTCGCGACCGTGGACGTGGACGATGGCGGCACCTAGTTTCTCGCACTCGCGGACCTGCCGTGCGATCTCTTCTGGTTGCTCCGGCAGGTTGGGGTTCGCGTCCTTGCCGTGGACGCCGCCGGTCGTCGCCACGGTCAGTATCAGTTTGTCCTGATCGAGATAGTCCTGGTAGCTCATGGTTCCTGACTCCGGGGCGCTCCAGCGGAACGCGACGGCGTCGGCGGAATCCGCCGGAAGACGCCGTGTCGCCCGATTGCCCGGCTGTCGACTCAGTCGCCGTCGTACCTACTTTGTTTTTGTACGCTTACCGACGGCTGGACGGACTGCAGCGGCGAAAATAGAGCCCCGTCGGTCGGCGTCAGCGGGGGCGGGTGAACGATCAGTCAGGTTCGGTCGTCGAGCCTGACGACCGAGTCTTCGTCGGCGACGATGAAGGCGTCGTCCCGGAGGAACTCCTCGTCGTGGGGGAGGATGACGTAGTGGCCCCCGTCGGCGGAGGACTCGGTGATGTCGAGTTCCAGCGGGTCGTAGCCCAGATCGTCGGGGTCGGGATCTGCTGGCATGGATCGCCAGTCGACGGTTTCCGATTCGCTCATCCTAGGCCTCCAGAATCGTGACGCCCGCGTTGCCGTCGACGCTGATCGACTCCAGGCTGCCGGTGAACCGGAAGGCGTCCTTCCCGTTGCCGACGACGCCGACGACGCGCCCGTCGCCGACGTGGTCGGTCATGCGATCCCAGGGCAGGCCCTCGCTGGCGTCCGAGCGACCGGCGTCGCGTTCGGCGCTCCCGCTCACGCTGAACCGGTACTTGGCGATCTCTTCGGCGTCGCCGGTCCCGTCGATCACGACAACTCTGTGCTGCTGTTCGCTGTCACCGTTGCCCTTGTCGGATCCGTTCCCGCTCTCGGCGTCGTCGCTGGAACTATCCTTCTCGGACTTCTCGCCGACGATCTCGGCGAAGGTGGTCTCCTCGCCGTCGAGTTCGACCGAGACGTCGTAGCCGCTGGTGACCTCGTAGCTCTCGATCTCGCCGTCGAAGGTGTACGAGTCCAGCGCGTCGGGGTTCATCTCGATGCTCGTCGCGGTGTAGGTGCCGTCGTCGTTCTCGGTAATCTCGTCGGTGTTGGGTTCGGCTTCGTCGGCGTACTGGATGGGACCTGTCGTCGTGAACCGGGCGTTACAGTAGGTGTCGGGGTTGTCCTCGCTCGCGTGCAGGACGATGTGGTGTTCGAGTTCTTCCTGCTCGTCCTCGTCGCTGCTCTCGCTGTCCTCGGTCCCGCTCTCGTCCTCGGAACTGGAGCCGGCACCCGCGCCGGGGCCGCTGGGCTCTACGTTCTCGCCCATGGGCTTCCAGATCGAGTACTCCGTGTTCGGGCGCTTGGCGTTGCTCCCGGTGACGGTCTCGAAGTGGCTCGGCGCGCCGTGTTCGGCGTCGCCGGTGAGGTGGATGTTCTCGCCGGTCCAGCTACCTTCGGTGTTCCAGCCGGAGACGAAGGTGGTACCGCCGTCGTTGTAGATACGGAGGTTCCGCATGACGCCTTCGCCGCCCTCGCCGTCCTCGTCGAACTTGATCGCCATCGCGCCGGTGTCGGACCAGTTGAAGTCACAGTCCTCGATGACGGCCTTACCGGGGTCGTCGATCTTGATGCCGCGCTGGTTCCAGCCGGTGTTGCCGGCGGGAGCCTTCTCGGTCGCCTCGAAGTAACAGTTCCGGCAGACGCTGCCGTCGGAGGCGAAGCGGAGCGCGGACATCCCGGTGTTCACGAAGTCGCAGTTCTCGACGATGACCGGGCCGTTGCCGCCCTTGTAGGGGTCGGAGACGTAGCAGGCCACGTTCCCGAACATCGAGAAGTAGCAGTTCCGGATCCACAGCGTCCCCGCGTGGTCGTCGCCGGCGAACAGACCCGTGGAGTCGGAGCCGTCGACGGTCCCGTCGGGCTGGTTGAAGTTGATACACTCCATCCGCGCGCCCTCGGCCGCGCCGACGCGCCAGCGGGACTGTTCTGCCCCTTTCTTGCCCTTGATCGTGATGTTCTCGATTCGGACCGTCCCGCTCTCGGCGAAGATATCCGGTCGGACGAGTTCCTCGGGGGCCGGGCGGTTGAAGACGACGCCGTCCGTCGAACCGACCACCGCGGCGTTCTCGTAGTCGCCGGCGATGCCCTCGCCCTCGAACTGGTACTCGCCGGCCGGGATCTTGACCAGCGTCCCCGACTGGAGGTGCTCGTCGAGGTACGGGTCGATCAGGTCGCCGTTGCTGAGTCCTTCCTGGGCCAGATCGACGGTGGTGTCAGTGAAGTCGACATTGCCCCCGTTCCCCTCGCTGCTCTGCTGTGCGCTCGCGGCCCCGAGGAAACTCGATGCCCCGAGGGCCGCGGTCGTCCCGCCAACAGCCTTCAGCAGCGACCGTCTCTCCATAAGCCGTTCTTTCCGACAATCACTGTCGTCCTGGCGACGTGCCATGTCCGGGTAGGCAGGCAGTAAACATATAACGGTTCTGACCGTTCTGGGGCCACAACCTCTCGTCTGTGCCGCATTTCGCTTCTGATGGGTCCACTTCGGTAGCGAGGTACTTGCGGGCTGGTCCCCCGTACGAGTAGGTTCTCGCTACTGCGCGGTCGTGGCGAGGCAGTGCTACTGCCGCCGCGATTCCGGCTTTCGTCTCGACCGATACCGTCCACAGACTGCCGCGTAAGTGTGTCTTACCCGGCCTTGTCGCGGTCGATCCCACAGTCTGGGACTGACAAAACATCCCATAACAATACCGGCGGTGGCACAAGGGAAATCGATGACAGCAGGCCGTTCGTCAGGGATGCAGACGCTGTTGCTCGGTCTGGATGGTGCCTGCCTGCCAGTGCTTGACCCGCTCGCCGACGACGGGGTGGTTCCGACGCTGGCGTCGCTGTGGGGACGGGGGTACGCCGGTGGGCTCACCTCACAGTTACCACCGTGGACACCCAGCGCCTGGCCGTCGCTGTACACCGGCGTCAATCCGGGCAAACACGGCGTCTACGGCTTTCTCACGTTCGACGGGTACGACTGGACGGTCGTCGACCGCTCGGACGTCGACGAGTTCGCCCTCTGGGAACTGCTCGACCAGGAGGGTCGCGACTCCGTCGTCGTGAACGTCCCCGTCACCCACCCGGCGCGCCCCATCGACGGCGCGGTCGTCCCGGGCTACGTCGCGCCGGAGGATCCGACCTGCGTCCCCGAGAACGCACTCGCGCAGGCCGACGCCGAGGATTACGAGATCTATCCGCCCAAGGCGAGCGAGGCGTCCCGGGACGAGCAGGTGGCCGCCTTCGAGCGACTGGCGCGGTCCCGCGGGCGCGTCTTCGAGAACCTGGTCGCGGAACACGACCCCGACTTCGGGTTTCTCCAGTTCCAGACGACCGACACGGTCTTTCACGAGCGTCCCGGTGACTGGCCGGCGGTCGAGCGCGTCTACAGTGCCGTCGACGACGCGGTCCGGCGCGTACTGGAGACCTGCGAACCGCGGAACGTGTTCGTCGTCAGCGACCACGGGATGGGTGAGTACGCGGGCTACGAGTTCCGGGTCAACGACTTCCTGCGTGAGCGGGGGGACGTGACCGCGACGGCCGGCGGCGAGGGGATGCCCTCCTGGGACGCCATCGCGCGCAACCAGCTCCGAAACGGCGAGGCACCCGACGAGCGCGACCGCGGGCCGCTCGAACGGGCGGTGTCGGCGGCCGCACGCGTCGGGCTGACCAGCCAGCGCGTCCAGCGCGTGCTCGAACCGCTCGGACTGGCCGACGCCGTGACCGCCATCGCACCGACCGACGCGATCAGGGCCGGCACCGAACGGGTCGACTTCCCGGCCTCGACGGCGTACATGCGCGACCGGATCGAACTGGGCGTGCGCATCAACCTCGCCGGCCGGGAACCCGAGGGCGTCGTCGACCCCGACGACTACGACCACGTCCGGAGCGAGCTGATCGAGGCCCTGTCGGCCGTCGAAACGCCCCAGGGGCGGCCCGTGTTCCAGGCCGTCCGGCCCCGCGAAGACGTCTACGAGGGGCCACATCTCGAAGACGCGCCGGACATCGTCCTCGTGCCCGCGGGGTTCGAGCACTTCCTCGCGGGGACGCTTCGCGGGGAGCAGTTCGACACGCCACGGGAGCCCTGGAACCACAAGCGGACCGGGCTCCTGATCGCCGCGGGCGAGGACGTGACGCCGGCAGCCATGGAGACGGCCGACCGCCCACACATCTTCGACGTGGCACCGACGGTCCTCTCGACACTCGGTGTCCCGCCCAGCGAGCGCATGGACGGCCGGACGCTCCCGCTGGTCGACCGCCTCGACAGCCAGCCGTACCCCGACTTCAATGCACGAGAGATCAAACAGCGCGACAGCGACACCGTCGAACAGCACCTCGCCAACCTCGGGTACCTCGAGGACGTCTGACCCCGGGATCCGGACCCGGCTCACGCGAACGGTCCCGGCCGCCCGCTGGAATACCCTCTGTGACCGAGCACCGACGGCGACGCCGTTTCACCGCTACGGGTTCCTGCAGGTCCTCGCAGATCGGTCCGGGGCGACGCTCTACCCCTTCGTCGGGCTGCAGGACGGCCGTCCTGTCGGGCTCTTTCCGGTCTTC from Halorientalis sp. IM1011 harbors:
- a CDS encoding Cdc6/Cdc18 family protein codes for the protein MTSVIQNARVLQDDFLPKEIVHRHEAVNQMSKALEPVLEDDRPQDTFLVGPSGAGKTCIARYTVDQLQEQVLDIKSHYIDCWQHSNRFRVLYKILEGVKTSYDIHRSTPEDEMIARIQSVDSPYLLILDEVDQLDDMEVLRKLYPMPHITMVLIANRREEVLSTLDERLQSRLRSSVTIRFDRYTQAELVSLLDDRITWGLAPDTITTDQVHRIADVAAGNARDAISILRSAARNADHEGASEIRDSDISSAIPAAREELHEQNLKKLNEDQHAVYDILTDEGELPPNEIYDLYADRVSEPKTKRTVRTYLRKLEDYDLVRATGNGPNRTYEARDR
- a CDS encoding HalOD1 output domain-containing protein, whose translation is MHDRTGSATEIRWEGDEPFHVALLDAVELATNVEATDLDPISETVDVESVAGFVRNSDSRDLYVSFSYEGCYVEVRGDRSVLVTPFRDINPN
- a CDS encoding Cdc6/Cdc18 family protein translates to MQSPFDEPGRIFSNKRPLEEDYTPDTILCRDEEIDRYSEALQDVIEGFGPNNVFIYGQTGNGKTVVTRVMMDHLQNETHKHDVDLTILEVNCNKHDSIFNVLLELVNQLRDPDDQVKDQGPTKGYLWNTLYDELDRLGGDVLVVLDEVDMLGHDNDKLLYDFPRARKNGDLENARIGVIGISNNHMFKDELDPRVKSTLCESEIFFSPYDATQLSEILDHYAGLVFKDSVLEDGVIPLCAAKAAQEQGDAREALDLLETAGNIARKENADTVTEDHVERASDRVEEQRVLTIVRDQLTSQMKLALLATTFLNIDESAEPRAKNIYQVYKNICKTCGYEPRSKRRLNDFLDSIRLYGLLERDERNLGRAGGRSYIHTLEVEPELVFEGLEYDSDGDDSVLNQAGIVPSPEDTDQYSLESFGA
- a CDS encoding 3-keto-5-aminohexanoate cleavage protein, encoding MSYQDYLDQDKLILTVATTGGVHGKDANPNLPEQPEEIARQVRECEKLGAAIVHVHGRDEHGENDPERLQAVNDAIRDHCDDIVIQNTTGGQSPYENRVAGIRTDPPPEMASLDMGPFNRGQHIITEHTRNNIESLAREMQEKGVKPELEVFNNGHLNETYRLIEKDILDPPYYINVILGPGTFTMPRPKNLLNMVENLPEESHFNVLATGPHQLPLTTMGALLGGHVRVGMEDNLYFERGEPAESNAQLVERSVEVIDRLDRDLATPDEAREMLGIE
- a CDS encoding alkaline phosphatase family protein encodes the protein MTAGRSSGMQTLLLGLDGACLPVLDPLADDGVVPTLASLWGRGYAGGLTSQLPPWTPSAWPSLYTGVNPGKHGVYGFLTFDGYDWTVVDRSDVDEFALWELLDQEGRDSVVVNVPVTHPARPIDGAVVPGYVAPEDPTCVPENALAQADAEDYEIYPPKASEASRDEQVAAFERLARSRGRVFENLVAEHDPDFGFLQFQTTDTVFHERPGDWPAVERVYSAVDDAVRRVLETCEPRNVFVVSDHGMGEYAGYEFRVNDFLRERGDVTATAGGEGMPSWDAIARNQLRNGEAPDERDRGPLERAVSAAARVGLTSQRVQRVLEPLGLADAVTAIAPTDAIRAGTERVDFPASTAYMRDRIELGVRINLAGREPEGVVDPDDYDHVRSELIEALSAVETPQGRPVFQAVRPREDVYEGPHLEDAPDIVLVPAGFEHFLAGTLRGEQFDTPREPWNHKRTGLLIAAGEDVTPAAMETADRPHIFDVAPTVLSTLGVPPSERMDGRTLPLVDRLDSQPYPDFNAREIKQRDSDTVEQHLANLGYLEDV